From Senegalia massiliensis, a single genomic window includes:
- a CDS encoding YibE/F family protein codes for MDKKIFVFIILITMIFVNFNVVFADQNAEEKPEPVRAKVLEILSEDEQETSYAEGETTTIQTIELEITSGEDKGEKIIVENHVDSMFAYNIVVEENDDVLVYLEKDESGEIIQGYISEIARDKYLLYLGIIFFLLLLIIGGLKGLKAIITLLITAFAVLKIMLPLILKGYSPIYLSIIVSICIITVTLVIISGFNRKALAAIIGTTGGVLVAGLITLIISELASLTGLGTEEAQMLSLVEQGDSFNFKGILFSGIILGALGAVMDVSMSIASSINEIKIANPEMTTKQLIKSGMNVGKDIMGTMSNTLILAYSGGSIHLMLLFMAHDFNIIDIINRDMIASEILRALAGSIGLIFTVPITAIVASNLYNKINKKTSSKH; via the coding sequence ATGGATAAAAAAATATTTGTATTTATAATTTTAATTACAATGATATTTGTTAATTTTAATGTTGTATTTGCTGATCAAAATGCAGAAGAAAAACCAGAACCTGTAAGAGCGAAAGTTCTTGAAATATTATCTGAAGATGAACAAGAGACCTCTTATGCAGAAGGGGAAACAACAACAATACAAACCATTGAATTGGAAATTACAAGTGGTGAAGATAAAGGTGAAAAAATAATAGTAGAAAATCATGTTGATAGTATGTTTGCTTATAATATAGTTGTAGAAGAAAATGATGATGTATTAGTATACTTAGAAAAAGATGAAAGTGGAGAAATAATTCAAGGGTACATATCAGAAATTGCACGTGATAAATACCTTCTATATTTAGGTATTATATTCTTTCTATTACTTTTGATTATTGGAGGATTAAAAGGATTAAAAGCTATAATAACATTATTAATAACTGCTTTTGCAGTACTAAAAATAATGTTACCTCTTATATTAAAAGGATATAGTCCAATTTATTTATCTATTATAGTTTCTATTTGTATAATTACTGTTACTCTTGTAATAATTTCAGGTTTTAATAGAAAAGCCTTAGCTGCAATAATCGGAACAACTGGTGGAGTATTAGTTGCAGGACTTATTACACTTATTATTAGTGAATTAGCAAGTCTTACTGGACTTGGAACAGAAGAAGCTCAAATGTTAAGTTTAGTTGAACAAGGAGATTCATTTAATTTTAAAGGAATATTATTTTCTGGAATAATATTAGGAGCTTTAGGAGCTGTAATGGATGTGAGTATGTCAATAGCTTCATCAATAAATGAAATTAAAATAGCTAATCCTGAAATGACAACAAAACAATTAATAAAATCAGGAATGAATGTAGGTAAAGATATAATGGGAACTATGTCTAATACGTTGATATTAGCTTATTCTGGCGGTTCCATACATTTGATGCTTTTATTCATGGCACATGACTTCAATATAATTGATATTATAAATAGAGATATGATAGCATCTGAAATATTAAGAGCCTTAGCAGGAAGTATAGGTCTTATATTTACAGTACCTATAACAGCCATAGTAGCATCTAATCTTTATAACAAGATTAATAAAAAGACAAGTAGTAAGCATTAA
- a CDS encoding class I SAM-dependent DNA methyltransferase yields the protein MAYNEFSLIYDKLMKKDINYMDWYNYIKDIFNKFDKKPKNILEMACGTGNLTEILAKERYNIECFDLSEEMLSIAYSKLRKYKNVSIRNMNMLDFNFNKKFDSIISICDSINYIVNIEDLEKTFLNVYNHLDNEGIFIFDINSYYKLSEVIGDNTFVHDEDDVFYTWENEFKDNISNFYLTFFIKENDVYHRFNEFHRERAFHVEEIVLLLKKVGFKKISTFDGLSFEGPKEYSTRINFVAMK from the coding sequence ATGGCATATAATGAATTTTCATTGATTTATGATAAATTAATGAAAAAAGATATTAATTATATGGATTGGTATAATTACATAAAAGATATATTTAATAAATTTGATAAAAAACCAAAAAATATATTAGAAATGGCTTGCGGTACAGGAAACTTAACAGAAATTTTAGCAAAAGAAAGATATAATATTGAATGCTTTGATTTGTCTGAAGAAATGTTATCCATAGCATATTCAAAGCTTAGAAAGTATAAAAATGTATCAATAAGAAATATGAATATGCTAGATTTTAATTTTAATAAAAAGTTTGACTCAATAATAAGTATATGTGATAGTATAAATTATATAGTAAATATTGAAGATTTAGAAAAAACATTTTTAAATGTTTATAATCATTTAGACAATGAAGGAATATTTATATTTGATATTAATTCATATTATAAATTGTCTGAAGTTATAGGTGATAACACATTTGTACATGATGAAGATGATGTTTTTTATACATGGGAGAATGAATTTAAAGATAATATAAGTAACTTCTATCTTACATTTTTTATAAAAGAAAATGATGTTTATCATAGATTTAATGAATTTCATAGAGAAAGGGCTTTTCATGTAGAAGAAATTGTGTTATTATTAAAGAAAGTTGGATTTAAAAAAATATCAACTTTTGATGGTTTATCATTTGAAGGACCCAAAGAATATAGTACAAGAATTAATTTTGTAGCAATGAAATAA
- a CDS encoding type II CAAX endopeptidase family protein: MEKINRPKILETNIFYLIIAVLLLTIGGMAQSYDLFSGLIITEYILILLPVIIYLKIKNYNIKEVLRLNKIKVKDGLLIILITILIYPLGAFFNSIMLILISLFSELKPNPIPTPTSSSFYLLGLFIIAVTPGICEEVMFRGFMMKSYEGKGYKKAIFISALLFGVFHFNIQNLLGPMFLGVVFGFIVYKTNSLVSGIIAHTTNNAVAWSLTYLLGNIDAVTESAGGVSPNVSETTALLASSFLLLGISFFSGAIALFLYKKLSINKKVEIENFEENNLEEKGFFQYIPIIITFVGFIILNILAYK; encoded by the coding sequence ATGGAAAAAATAAATAGACCTAAAATATTAGAAACTAATATTTTTTATTTAATTATTGCTGTTTTATTACTTACTATTGGTGGTATGGCACAGTCTTATGATTTATTTTCAGGACTTATTATAACAGAGTATATATTAATATTATTACCTGTAATTATATATTTGAAAATTAAAAATTATAACATAAAAGAGGTTTTAAGATTAAATAAAATAAAAGTGAAAGATGGATTGTTGATAATATTAATAACTATATTAATATATCCTTTAGGAGCATTTTTTAACTCTATAATGTTAATACTTATAAGTTTATTTAGTGAATTAAAACCAAATCCTATACCCACACCAACTTCCAGTAGTTTTTATTTGTTAGGATTGTTTATAATAGCTGTAACTCCAGGAATATGTGAAGAGGTTATGTTTAGAGGATTTATGATGAAATCTTATGAAGGAAAAGGGTATAAAAAAGCTATATTTATATCTGCTTTACTTTTTGGAGTTTTTCATTTTAATATTCAGAATTTATTAGGACCTATGTTTTTAGGAGTAGTTTTTGGATTTATAGTATATAAAACGAATTCATTAGTATCTGGTATTATAGCTCATACTACTAATAATGCAGTTGCATGGAGCTTAACATATCTTTTAGGTAATATAGATGCAGTTACTGAATCAGCTGGTGGAGTTAGTCCTAATGTTTCGGAAACAACAGCACTTTTAGCATCATCATTTTTATTATTAGGTATTTCATTTTTTTCAGGGGCAATTGCGTTATTTCTTTATAAGAAATTATCCATAAATAAAAAAGTTGAAATTGAAAATTTTGAAGAAAACAATTTAGAGGAAAAAGGATTTTTTCAGTATATACCTATTATAATAACATTTGTAGGATTTATAATATTAAATATATTAGCATATAAATAA
- the pdaB gene encoding polysaccharide deacetylase family sporulation protein PdaB: MKKYLFKKINIIILFSIILLVLSIIFIKSSDPNIAEVFSTDKKLPIYGVDRDDKKVAISFDAAWGDEFTKEILDILDENNIKTTFFLVEFWVDKYPELVKEIDKRGHEIGNHSSSHPYMSELSEKQIVEELKKTEEKIHKLTGKTTVLFRPPYGDYNNRLIEVSNKNNYHVIQWSIDSLDWKEKGVQPVVDRVIKDINSGSIILFHNNAKYVTGYLPIILKELKEKGYEIVPISEVIYKKDYYIDHRGIQYKK, encoded by the coding sequence GTGAAAAAATATTTATTTAAAAAGATTAATATTATAATTTTATTTTCAATAATTTTATTAGTATTGAGTATAATATTCATAAAAAGTTCGGATCCAAATATAGCAGAAGTATTTTCTACTGATAAAAAGCTACCAATATATGGAGTGGATAGAGATGATAAAAAAGTTGCCATAAGTTTTGATGCAGCTTGGGGAGATGAATTTACTAAAGAAATTCTAGATATTTTAGATGAAAATAATATTAAAACTACATTTTTTTTAGTAGAGTTTTGGGTAGATAAATATCCAGAATTAGTCAAAGAAATTGATAAAAGAGGGCATGAGATTGGAAACCATTCCTCAAGTCATCCATATATGTCTGAACTAAGTGAAAAGCAGATAGTAGAGGAATTAAAAAAAACAGAAGAAAAAATACACAAATTGACAGGAAAAACTACTGTATTATTTAGACCACCTTATGGAGATTATAATAATAGGTTGATTGAAGTTTCTAATAAAAATAATTATCATGTAATACAATGGAGTATAGATTCTTTAGATTGGAAGGAAAAAGGAGTTCAACCTGTAGTAGATAGAGTTATAAAAGATATAAATTCAGGATCAATTATTTTATTTCATAATAATGCTAAATATGTAACAGGATATTTACCTATTATATTAAAAGAGCTAAAAGAAAAAGGATATGAAATAGTACCTATTTCTGAAGTTATATACAAAAAAGATTATTATATAGATCATAGAGGGATACAATATAAAAAGTAA
- the ytxC gene encoding putative sporulation protein YtxC, protein MYCLTIEYNSDICDVLNILNNKFKFIDSIADIKKIYNKIGELSKLSYFIDEKENEEYIKKIINDNIASELSDLILENYQFYMIKKELANKDIYFKDVDIDNICNKSLYYIEKEYKDYNLIKPRLSKKAKINKLLLDYLSQNNCINIEGFINFRLKFLRNFIKSTVDDIIQEFILEKEFEDFINMLKYFMEIQTPKFEIVNIFFVKDGYLLYDNDMKIIDNNYLKQIAEEMEYNEMGYDDLLISSLITIAPKKVIVHLGNRKQDDVIQIIKSLFDDNVLICEGCNLCSIDEKIDIHKQH, encoded by the coding sequence ATGTACTGTTTAACAATTGAGTATAATAGTGATATTTGTGATGTTTTAAATATTTTAAATAATAAATTTAAATTTATAGATAGTATTGCTGATATTAAGAAAATTTATAATAAAATAGGTGAATTATCAAAGCTAAGTTATTTTATAGATGAAAAAGAAAATGAAGAATATATAAAAAAAATTATAAATGATAATATAGCTAGTGAATTATCAGATTTAATTTTAGAAAATTATCAATTTTATATGATTAAAAAGGAATTAGCAAATAAAGATATTTATTTTAAAGATGTTGATATAGATAATATATGTAATAAAAGCTTATATTATATAGAAAAAGAATATAAAGATTATAATTTAATAAAACCTAGATTAAGCAAGAAAGCAAAAATTAATAAATTATTATTAGATTATTTAAGTCAAAATAATTGTATTAATATAGAAGGTTTTATAAATTTTAGATTAAAGTTTTTAAGGAATTTTATAAAAAGTACAGTTGATGATATAATACAAGAGTTTATATTAGAAAAAGAATTTGAAGATTTTATAAATATGTTAAAATATTTTATGGAAATTCAAACTCCTAAATTTGAAATAGTAAATATATTCTTTGTGAAAGATGGATATTTATTATATGATAATGATATGAAAATTATTGATAATAATTATCTTAAGCAAATTGCTGAGGAAATGGAATATAATGAAATGGGATATGATGATCTTTTAATAAGCTCACTTATAACAATTGCTCCTAAGAAGGTGATTGTACATTTAGGTAATCGAAAACAAGATGATGTGATACAAATAATAAAAAGTTTATTTGATGATAATGTATTAATATGTGAAGGCTGTAATTTGTGTAGTATAGATGAAAAAATTGATATTCATAAACAACATTAA
- the hpt gene encoding hypoxanthine phosphoribosyltransferase, protein MDEKCKVVISKEEIADKVKELGQIITNDYKDKNLLVVSLLKGSFIFTADLVRKIDLKVRVEFMTTSSYGNQEQSSGKVKIVNDLHANIEAYDILVVDDIVDSGNTMKFIIEYLIERNPKSVKSCVLLDKPERREVEIEPDYYGFRIPDLFIAGYGLNYGDYYRNVEDIFVFEDK, encoded by the coding sequence ATGGATGAAAAATGTAAAGTAGTTATTTCAAAAGAAGAGATAGCTGACAAAGTAAAAGAGTTAGGACAAATAATTACAAATGATTATAAGGACAAAAATCTCTTGGTAGTTTCTTTATTGAAAGGCAGTTTTATTTTTACAGCGGATTTAGTTAGAAAAATAGATTTAAAAGTAAGAGTGGAATTTATGACAACATCTAGCTATGGAAATCAAGAGCAATCTTCAGGTAAAGTTAAAATAGTTAATGATTTACATGCAAATATAGAAGCTTATGATATATTAGTAGTAGATGATATTGTCGATTCAGGCAATACTATGAAATTCATTATAGAATATTTAATAGAAAGAAATCCAAAGTCTGTAAAGTCATGTGTTCTTTTAGATAAACCAGAAAGAAGAGAAGTAGAAATTGAACCTGACTATTATGGTTTTAGAATACCAGATTTATTTATAGCAGGATATGGTTTAAATTATGGAGATTACTATAGAAATGTAGAAGATATATTTGTTTTTGAAGATAAATAA
- a CDS encoding cold-shock protein — protein MEKGTVKWFNATKGYGFITRENGEDVFAHYSAIQGDGFKTLEEGQEVEFEIVEGEKGPQATNITKL, from the coding sequence ATGGAAAAGGGAACAGTTAAATGGTTCAATGCAACTAAAGGTTATGGATTTATAACAAGAGAAAATGGTGAAGATGTATTTGCACATTATTCAGCAATTCAAGGTGACGGATTCAAAACTTTAGAAGAAGGTCAAGAAGTTGAATTCGAAATAGTTGAAGGCGAAAAAGGCCCACAAGCTACTAATATCACTAAACTATAA
- a CDS encoding CDIF630_02480 family spore surface protein — MKKQISSKKENFCFEKPNSKQAISDIHHEEGEAKVPIPSLDQVIEAKEWVDNVEK, encoded by the coding sequence ATGAAAAAACAAATTTCAAGTAAAAAAGAAAATTTTTGTTTTGAAAAACCTAATTCAAAACAAGCAATTTCAGATATACATCACGAAGAAGGAGAAGCTAAGGTTCCTATTCCTAGTTTAGATCAAGTAATTGAAGCCAAAGAATGGGTAGATAATGTAGAAAAATAA
- a CDS encoding LURP-one-related family protein, which yields MKFKIEKNIPNKSTHITIKNSEQELLYDIVKANYFNDNIFTFFDEKEKEILTINIQDTANNQKFNIYKKESLIGEILYDRILFRHNFIINKDKKRYRLEGDPSSMEFEIWDNDKKIANISKRAILLSEAYEVDTILLNDELLFIFGVITTIDFILFDIGN from the coding sequence ATGAAATTTAAAATAGAAAAAAATATTCCTAATAAATCTACTCATATAACTATTAAGAATTCAGAACAAGAATTATTATATGATATAGTAAAAGCTAATTATTTTAATGATAATATTTTTACTTTTTTTGATGAAAAAGAAAAAGAAATTTTGACTATTAATATTCAAGATACTGCAAACAATCAAAAATTTAATATTTATAAAAAAGAAAGTCTAATAGGTGAGATATTATATGACAGAATATTATTTAGGCATAATTTTATAATTAATAAAGATAAAAAAAGATATAGATTAGAAGGTGATCCTTCTTCTATGGAATTTGAAATTTGGGATAATGATAAAAAAATAGCTAATATAAGTAAAAGAGCTATACTTTTATCTGAAGCATATGAAGTTGATACTATTTTATTAAATGATGAATTGTTATTTATTTTTGGAGTAATTACAACTATAGATTTTATTTTATTTGATATAGGAAACTAA
- a CDS encoding Mur ligase family protein, with protein MHIMNKKILGITGNSKKVKKGFIFVAICGQRFDGNDYIDEAINNGAVIIYTEKDIKNKEIPIIKVENSRIKLAELLNEFYDYPTENMTIIGVTGTNGKTTTTHLIDDIFKEANKKTALIGSLGLKINDEYIDINMTTPDSEKLYEILFRLKKQNIEFVIMEVSSHALKLYRTYGINFDVAILTNIDIDHMDFHDSFEDYLNSKKILFNSLDKNKLAIINIDDNNSKRILEGNNHVLTIAYGLNSKSSITASSIQMDENLSFTVCIQRSIISNKGNEYEPQEFNIFMNVSGIYNVYNSLAAISCALYYDIDINIIKKALSNIKNISRRFEKIYDNNFIVIDDFCHNPASYQAVLDRVRSLKYNKIIIVNAIRGNRGVKINKENAYILASWYEVLNKPKIIITLSDDIVDINDMVNEDEVNQYKNTFSEYGVEYKLYDNLYCSIEKAINYANKDDIILLLGSQGMNKGNEIFKQIVEIS; from the coding sequence ATGCATATAATGAATAAAAAAATACTAGGAATAACAGGTAACTCAAAAAAAGTAAAAAAAGGTTTTATATTTGTAGCTATATGTGGTCAAAGATTTGATGGGAATGATTACATAGATGAAGCTATAAATAACGGTGCAGTTATAATATATACGGAAAAAGATATTAAAAATAAAGAAATTCCTATAATAAAAGTTGAAAATTCACGAATTAAGTTGGCAGAACTTTTAAATGAGTTTTATGATTATCCTACAGAGAATATGACTATCATAGGGGTAACTGGAACAAATGGAAAAACAACAACTACTCATTTAATAGATGATATTTTTAAAGAGGCTAATAAAAAAACTGCACTTATAGGTTCATTAGGCTTAAAAATAAATGATGAATATATTGATATTAATATGACCACGCCTGATTCTGAAAAATTATATGAAATATTATTTAGACTTAAAAAGCAAAATATAGAATTTGTTATAATGGAAGTTTCATCACATGCATTGAAGCTGTATAGAACATATGGAATCAATTTTGATGTTGCTATTTTAACAAACATAGATATAGATCATATGGATTTTCATGATTCATTTGAAGATTATTTAAATAGCAAGAAAATATTATTTAATTCATTAGATAAAAATAAATTAGCAATAATTAATATAGATGATAATAATTCAAAGAGAATTTTGGAAGGAAACAATCACGTTTTAACTATAGCTTATGGACTTAATTCAAAGTCAAGTATAACTGCATCTAGCATACAAATGGATGAAAATTTAAGTTTTACTGTGTGTATTCAAAGAAGTATAATTTCAAATAAAGGAAATGAATATGAACCACAAGAGTTTAATATATTTATGAATGTATCTGGGATTTATAATGTTTATAATAGCTTAGCAGCCATATCTTGTGCTTTATATTATGATATTGATATTAACATTATAAAAAAAGCACTTTCAAATATAAAAAATATTTCAAGAAGATTCGAAAAAATATATGACAATAACTTTATTGTAATAGATGACTTTTGTCATAATCCAGCAAGTTATCAAGCAGTATTAGATAGAGTAAGAAGTTTAAAATACAATAAAATAATAATAGTAAATGCTATCAGAGGTAATAGGGGAGTAAAAATAAATAAAGAAAATGCTTATATTTTAGCTTCCTGGTATGAAGTGTTAAATAAACCTAAAATAATTATTACTTTAAGTGATGATATTGTAGATATTAATGATATGGTTAATGAGGATGAAGTAAATCAATATAAAAATACATTTAGTGAATATGGAGTTGAATATAAACTTTATGATAATCTTTATTGCTCAATTGAAAAAGCTATAAATTATGCAAATAAAGATGATATAATTCTTTTATTAGGTTCACAAGGAATGAATAAAGGAAACGAGATATTTAAACAAATAGTAGAAATTTCTTAG
- a CDS encoding small, acid-soluble spore protein, alpha/beta type, giving the protein MMRRYKMAKKKKKETPEDKMKYEIAEELGLTDKVKKLGWGGLTAKETGKIGGLINVRKKKNKDKKQKLNKKEA; this is encoded by the coding sequence ATGATGAGGAGGTATAAAATGGCTAAAAAAAAGAAAAAGGAGACCCCTGAAGATAAGATGAAATATGAAATTGCTGAGGAATTAGGATTAACAGATAAAGTTAAGAAACTTGGATGGGGGGGATTAACTGCAAAGGAAACTGGTAAAATTGGCGGATTAATAAATGTTAGAAAAAAGAAAAATAAAGATAAAAAACAAAAACTAAATAAAAAAGAAGCATAA
- the hslO gene encoding Hsp33 family molecular chaperone HslO, with amino-acid sequence MKDYIIRASDENASFRVFIISSTNMVEKARSIHQTSPVATAALGRTLTGATMMGFMLKGDKDKLTLQFRGDGPINNILAVANSKGQVKGYISNPQVEVEDRKDGKLNVGKAVGENGKLIVIKDLGLKKPYVGQSNIVSGEIAEDIANYFTASEQQPSAVALGVLIDKDRSVKASGGVIVQVLPNIEEEVLSKLEKNITILSFISSLIDEGSKPEDILEQVFGEFSMKITEKKEVEFICDCNKDRMEKALISLGKEELESIINEDENAELVCHFCNEKYNFEKKELQDLIDRI; translated from the coding sequence ATGAAAGATTATATAATAAGAGCTAGTGATGAAAATGCTTCTTTTAGAGTATTTATTATTAGTTCTACTAATATGGTAGAAAAGGCTAGAAGTATTCATCAGACATCTCCAGTAGCAACAGCTGCATTAGGTAGAACTTTAACGGGGGCAACAATGATGGGTTTTATGTTAAAAGGTGATAAAGATAAATTAACCCTCCAATTTAGAGGAGATGGTCCTATTAACAATATTCTTGCAGTAGCAAATAGTAAAGGTCAAGTAAAAGGTTATATTTCTAATCCTCAAGTAGAGGTTGAAGATAGAAAAGATGGTAAGTTAAATGTAGGTAAAGCTGTAGGTGAAAATGGTAAATTAATAGTGATTAAAGATTTAGGACTTAAAAAACCATATGTAGGACAATCTAATATTGTTAGTGGAGAAATTGCTGAAGATATAGCAAATTATTTCACAGCTTCAGAACAACAACCCTCAGCAGTTGCATTAGGAGTATTAATAGATAAAGATAGAAGTGTAAAAGCATCAGGTGGAGTTATTGTTCAAGTTCTTCCAAATATAGAAGAAGAAGTTTTATCTAAATTAGAAAAAAACATTACTATATTATCATTTATTTCATCTTTAATAGATGAAGGATCAAAACCTGAAGATATTCTAGAACAAGTTTTTGGTGAGTTTTCAATGAAAATAACAGAGAAAAAAGAAGTTGAATTTATATGTGATTGTAATAAGGATCGTATGGAGAAAGCACTTATTAGTTTAGGTAAAGAAGAACTTGAAAGTATAATAAATGAAGATGAGAATGCGGAGTTAGTTTGCCATTTTTGTAATGAAAAATATAATTTTGAGAAAAAAGAACTTCAAGATTTAATAGATAGAATTTAA
- a CDS encoding single-stranded DNA-binding protein has translation MENVANSNSVTIVGKVVEDKVFSHEMYGESFYIYNIEIPRLSEHTDILPVTVSERLLIDLDIEVGKTIIVEGQLRSYNRYNNGHNKLILTIFARDLYIPCEEEYQEKIKRPNEIYLDGFICKKPIYRTTPFGREITDILIAVNRAYNKSDYIPCIAWGRNARFCENLEIGDHIKIWGRIQSREYQKRLSDGSVVNKMAFEVSISKLEYIKNDNNRENNEDENEDEIYKSNLKSEAY, from the coding sequence ATGGAGAATGTTGCAAATAGCAACTCAGTAACTATTGTGGGAAAGGTGGTTGAAGACAAGGTATTCAGTCATGAAATGTATGGGGAATCTTTTTATATTTATAATATTGAGATCCCTCGTTTAAGTGAACATACTGATATATTGCCTGTAACTGTATCAGAAAGATTGTTAATAGACTTGGATATTGAGGTAGGGAAAACTATTATAGTTGAAGGACAATTAAGGTCTTATAATAGGTATAATAATGGTCATAATAAATTAATATTAACTATTTTTGCTAGAGATTTATACATACCTTGTGAAGAAGAATATCAAGAAAAAATTAAAAGGCCAAATGAAATTTATTTAGATGGATTTATATGTAAAAAACCCATTTATAGAACAACTCCTTTTGGAAGAGAGATAACTGATATTCTAATAGCTGTTAATAGAGCTTATAACAAATCAGATTATATTCCTTGTATTGCATGGGGAAGAAATGCAAGATTTTGTGAAAATTTAGAAATCGGTGATCATATAAAAATATGGGGGAGAATACAAAGTCGTGAATATCAAAAAAGACTTTCAGATGGAAGTGTAGTAAATAAAATGGCCTTTGAAGTATCTATCTCAAAACTAGAATATATAAAAAATGATAATAATAGAGAAAACAATGAAGATGAAAATGAAGATGAAATATATAAATCAAATTTAAAATCAGAAGCATATTAA
- a CDS encoding ferritin family protein, whose amino-acid sequence MDIYEIAMKMEKEGEQYYKEQMKKTESEGIKNIFRMMAEDEKKHYEIIKNIKENYFDCNSEINMEDVDTIFSKRLDKDTSYENESNEEFLYAKINISETVKAYRHALELEKETIEFYQKQVDNAKNECDKKIFERLIIEEKKHYQAIDNMLDHVTKSERWLEDARFNHIEDF is encoded by the coding sequence ATGGATATTTATGAAATAGCTATGAAAATGGAAAAAGAAGGGGAACAGTATTATAAAGAACAAATGAAGAAAACAGAAAGCGAAGGTATAAAGAATATCTTTAGAATGATGGCTGAAGATGAAAAAAAGCATTATGAAATAATAAAAAATATAAAAGAAAATTATTTTGACTGTAATAGTGAAATTAATATGGAAGATGTAGATACAATTTTTAGTAAAAGATTAGACAAAGACACTTCCTATGAAAATGAAAGTAATGAAGAGTTTCTTTATGCTAAAATAAATATTTCTGAGACAGTAAAAGCTTATAGACATGCTTTAGAATTAGAAAAAGAGACAATAGAGTTTTATCAAAAACAAGTTGATAATGCAAAAAATGAATGTGATAAGAAAATTTTTGAAAGATTAATAATTGAAGAAAAGAAACATTATCAAGCTATAGATAATATGTTAGATCATGTAACAAAATCAGAAAGATGGTTAGAAGATGCTAGATTTAATCACATAGAAGATTTTTAA